From a region of the Streptomyces tirandamycinicus genome:
- a CDS encoding FUSC family protein yields the protein MLKRVFVAPDPGLLRLRSATRAVLGIGAAVAVCALTGHTLTAVMTGGLAALLALFTVTDPRVRDQAVTTALLPVVGLPVLALATGLHAAPWARDAAFVAVAGAAVYARRWGPRGHALGVFAFMTFFVTQFLRAVPAQLPELCSSVLLGVLAASAVRFGAWCFERRLTPPAAPALPPGTGLARTTTRQAVQVSVAGAFALATGQLLSDERWYWAVGAAWWIFVNTSARGETLVRGFRRLLGTVLGIAAGLVVAIPVQGALLPTTVLVLACVFGIFYSAPVSYSWMMFAVTLLVSLLYGLLGALGPALLALRLAETAVGALSAALAVAFVLPVTTHSVTNAWIRLAVRCVHECTTVAMRRLAGDETADPAPRAAELEQLLARVRMSLAPLVHPFSPLRARKARARQVLALLDDCAREVRGLAAVAADPYASHDARLAAACWRVEAAVHALEPDSGPGRAPAPAGPGAAPHHPAAEAALSHLDGLERALSGLATPLRSSPRAPLTAV from the coding sequence GTGCTGAAGAGGGTGTTCGTGGCTCCGGACCCAGGGCTGCTGCGGCTGCGCAGCGCCACTCGGGCCGTCCTCGGCATCGGGGCGGCCGTGGCCGTGTGCGCGCTCACCGGCCACACGCTGACCGCGGTCATGACGGGCGGGCTCGCAGCGCTCCTGGCCCTCTTCACGGTCACCGACCCGAGGGTCCGCGACCAGGCCGTCACCACCGCCCTGCTGCCCGTGGTGGGCCTGCCCGTACTGGCGCTGGCGACCGGCCTGCACGCCGCTCCGTGGGCGCGCGACGCGGCCTTCGTGGCCGTCGCCGGCGCCGCGGTGTACGCGCGGCGCTGGGGCCCGCGCGGGCACGCCCTCGGGGTCTTCGCCTTCATGACCTTCTTCGTGACGCAGTTCCTGCGCGCGGTGCCCGCACAGCTCCCGGAGCTCTGCTCCTCCGTCCTCCTGGGCGTTCTGGCGGCCTCCGCCGTCCGCTTCGGCGCCTGGTGCTTCGAACGGCGCCTGACGCCGCCCGCCGCGCCCGCGCTGCCGCCGGGAACGGGACTGGCCCGGACGACCACCCGGCAGGCCGTGCAGGTGAGCGTCGCCGGGGCGTTCGCCCTCGCCACCGGCCAGCTGCTCTCCGACGAGCGCTGGTACTGGGCCGTGGGCGCCGCCTGGTGGATCTTCGTCAACACCAGCGCGCGCGGAGAGACCCTCGTCAGGGGCTTCCGCAGGCTTCTCGGCACCGTCCTCGGCATCGCCGCGGGCCTGGTCGTCGCCATACCCGTCCAGGGCGCGCTGCTGCCGACGACCGTCCTGGTCCTGGCGTGCGTCTTCGGGATCTTCTACAGCGCCCCGGTCTCGTACAGCTGGATGATGTTCGCGGTGACGCTGCTGGTCTCGCTGCTGTACGGGCTGCTCGGGGCCCTGGGGCCCGCCCTGCTCGCGCTGCGCCTCGCCGAGACCGCGGTCGGCGCCCTCAGCGCGGCGCTGGCGGTGGCGTTCGTCCTGCCCGTCACGACCCACTCGGTGACCAACGCCTGGATCCGGCTGGCGGTGCGCTGCGTCCACGAGTGCACCACGGTCGCGATGCGCAGGCTGGCGGGGGACGAGACCGCCGACCCGGCGCCGCGGGCCGCGGAGCTGGAGCAGCTGCTCGCCCGGGTCCGGATGTCCCTGGCGCCCCTGGTCCACCCGTTCAGCCCGCTGCGCGCACGCAAGGCCCGGGCCAGGCAGGTCCTCGCCCTGCTGGACGACTGCGCCCGGGAGGTACGCGGTCTGGCCGCCGTCGCGGCGGACCCGTACGCCTCCCACGACGCCAGGCTGGCCGCGGCCTGCTGGCGGGTCGAGGCCGCCGTGCACGCACTGGAGCCGGACTCCGGGCCCGGGCGCGCGCCCGCTCCCGCCGGGCCCGGGGCCGCCCCGCACCACCCCGCCGCCGAGGCCGCGCTCTCGCACCTGGACGGTCTGGAGCGGGCCCTCTCCGGGCTCGCCACGCCGCTGCGCAGCTCCCCCCGCGCGCCGCTCACCGCCGTCTGA
- a CDS encoding low affinity iron permease family protein, with protein MTTKHPADRGGPTPGTFERLAEKVSNLTSSPIFFGFCLLLVFTVVGVHFADVSLKWKIFAGECMTAVTLMLLALLKNSELRGERAIQRKLDAIAAAILEAHRDQGGKAHEDLKAAIRLEEET; from the coding sequence ATGACCACGAAGCATCCCGCCGACCGAGGCGGGCCCACGCCGGGCACCTTCGAGCGGCTGGCGGAGAAGGTCTCGAACCTCACCAGTTCACCGATCTTCTTCGGCTTCTGCCTGCTATTGGTGTTCACCGTCGTCGGGGTGCACTTCGCCGACGTCTCCCTGAAGTGGAAGATCTTCGCCGGTGAGTGCATGACCGCCGTCACCCTGATGCTCCTGGCGCTGCTGAAGAACTCGGAACTCCGCGGTGAGCGTGCGATCCAGCGGAAACTGGACGCCATCGCCGCCGCGATCCTCGAAGCCCACCGGGACCAGGGCGGCAAGGCGCACGAGGACCTGAAGGCCGCCATCCGGCTGGAGGAGGAGACCTGA
- a CDS encoding aminopeptidase P family protein — protein sequence MTSENQPKAGHRGTPTSTEFREFMASGWAADDRSPTPRAEVAGHAARRRAAVSRRFPGERLVIPGGGLKVRSNDTDYTFRPHTAFAHLSGLGAHAEPDSVLVLHPRPEGGHHAVLYFRPPAPRDTEEFYTDSRYGEFWVGSRPAVADVESQLGLTARHIDSLADDLAKDDAAARLRVVRSADPQLAELVGTTRAQAGTALSGEEQEEADEELARHLSGMRIVKDEWEIGEMRKAIAATHEGFEAIIATLPEAVRKERGERWVEGMFGLYARHRGNGVGYESICASGDHANTIHWTRNTGEVRDGDLILIDAGIEVDSLFTADITRTLPVNGRFTDVQRKIYDAVHEAQQAGMAAVRPGNRFSDVHAAANEVVARRLHEWGLLPDGVTLEQTLDPEHGGWHRRWMVHGTSHHLGMDVHDCQLLLREDYMDGELRPGMVLTVEPGLYFKADDLLAPEEFRGIGVRIEDDVLVTEDGCENLSAAMPRGSHEVEEWMARVSGTTGERSPR from the coding sequence ATGACGAGCGAGAATCAACCCAAGGCCGGCCACCGCGGCACTCCCACCAGCACCGAGTTCCGCGAGTTCATGGCTTCCGGATGGGCCGCCGACGACCGTTCGCCCACGCCCCGTGCCGAGGTGGCCGGCCATGCGGCCCGCCGGCGGGCGGCCGTGTCCCGTCGATTTCCCGGCGAGCGGCTCGTCATCCCCGGCGGCGGCCTGAAGGTGCGCAGCAACGACACCGACTACACCTTCCGTCCGCACACCGCCTTCGCCCACCTGTCCGGGCTCGGCGCACACGCCGAGCCCGACAGCGTCCTGGTGCTGCACCCCCGCCCCGAGGGCGGCCACCACGCCGTGCTGTACTTCCGGCCACCGGCCCCGCGGGACACCGAGGAGTTCTACACCGACTCCCGGTACGGGGAGTTCTGGGTCGGCTCCCGGCCGGCCGTCGCCGACGTCGAGTCGCAACTCGGGCTCACCGCCCGCCACATCGACTCGCTCGCCGACGATCTGGCCAAGGACGACGCCGCCGCCCGGCTGCGGGTGGTCCGGTCGGCCGACCCGCAGCTCGCCGAACTCGTCGGCACCACCCGCGCCCAGGCGGGCACGGCCCTGTCCGGCGAGGAGCAGGAGGAGGCCGACGAGGAACTGGCCCGCCATCTGTCGGGCATGCGGATCGTCAAGGACGAGTGGGAGATCGGCGAGATGCGCAAGGCGATCGCCGCCACCCACGAGGGGTTCGAGGCGATCATCGCCACCCTGCCGGAGGCCGTGCGCAAGGAGCGCGGCGAGCGGTGGGTGGAGGGGATGTTCGGCCTGTACGCCCGGCACCGGGGCAACGGCGTCGGGTACGAGTCGATCTGCGCGTCAGGAGACCACGCCAACACCATCCACTGGACGAGGAACACCGGCGAGGTCCGGGACGGCGACCTGATCCTGATCGACGCGGGTATCGAGGTCGACTCCCTGTTCACCGCCGACATCACCCGCACCCTTCCGGTGAACGGCCGCTTCACCGACGTACAGCGCAAGATCTACGACGCGGTCCACGAGGCCCAGCAGGCCGGTATGGCGGCGGTGCGGCCGGGCAACAGGTTCAGCGACGTCCACGCCGCCGCGAACGAGGTCGTCGCACGCCGCCTGCACGAGTGGGGGCTGCTGCCCGACGGAGTCACGCTCGAGCAGACCCTCGACCCGGAGCACGGCGGCTGGCACCGCCGCTGGATGGTCCACGGGACCTCCCACCACCTGGGCATGGACGTGCACGACTGCCAGCTGCTGCTGCGCGAGGACTACATGGACGGCGAGTTGAGGCCCGGCATGGTCCTCACGGTCGAGCCGGGCCTGTACTTCAAGGCGGACGACCTGCTGGCACCGGAGGAGTTCCGCGGCATCGGGGTGCGCATCGAGGACGACGTCCTGGTGACCGAGGACGGCTGCGAGAACCTGTCCGCCGCGATGCCGCGCGGCTCCCACGAAGTGGAGGAGTGGATGGCGCGGGTGTCGGGCACGACAGGAGAGCGAAGCCCGCGGTAG
- a CDS encoding DUF6328 family protein has protein sequence MPDDIPEGARRETELERADRNFVELLQELRVVQTGVQILFAFLLTLAFQARFPTLDPFQRGTYVTALVLAVIAAALFTAPAAVHRALFRRGAKREVVSVSSRLAGIGLTVLSLALTSAVLLVVDVVYGTPAGIAAAALTLLVCTGLWWLLPALMGRSGTEAGTEGTRARGHGRGAPPADGGGSGD, from the coding sequence ATGCCCGACGACATTCCGGAAGGAGCGCGGCGCGAGACGGAGCTGGAACGGGCGGACCGCAACTTCGTCGAACTGCTCCAGGAGCTGAGGGTGGTCCAGACCGGGGTGCAGATCCTCTTCGCCTTCCTGCTGACGCTCGCGTTCCAGGCCCGCTTCCCCACGCTCGACCCGTTCCAGCGCGGCACCTACGTGACCGCACTGGTACTCGCCGTGATCGCCGCGGCCCTCTTCACCGCGCCTGCCGCGGTCCACCGCGCGCTGTTCCGCCGGGGTGCGAAGCGGGAGGTCGTGTCGGTCTCGTCGCGGCTCGCCGGCATCGGCCTCACCGTGCTCTCGCTGGCCCTGACCTCCGCCGTGCTGCTCGTCGTCGACGTCGTGTACGGAACGCCCGCGGGGATCGCCGCCGCCGCGCTGACGCTGCTCGTCTGCACCGGGCTGTGGTGGCTGCTGCCGGCGCTCATGGGCCGGAGCGGTACGGAAGCGGGCACGGAGGGCACGCGGGCGAGGGGGCACGGGCGCGGCGCGCCCCCGGCCGACGGTGGCGGATCCGGTGACTGA
- the dmpG gene encoding 4-hydroxy-2-oxovalerate aldolase, whose product MTRVVIHDPTLRDGQHAVRHQLGPAALRRYAEAADAARIPVVEVGHGNGLGASSLQVGLAAAADDEMLSTVREALRHSRMGTFMLPGWGTSDDLRRAIAHGVDVFRVGVHATETSLAERHLGFLRDAGAEAHCVLMMSHMATPGELAEQAARAVGYGAQAVGIMDSAGHFLPPDVTARIGAIVGAVGTTPVIFHGHNNLGMAVANSVAAAEAGALIIDGCARGFGAGAGNTQLEVLVPVLERSGFATGIDLYALLDAADLAERELMPAPPVTASMSIVSGLAGVFSGFKHRVVELSAAAGVDPRDVFFELGRRQAVAGQEDLIVDVVAELSGRGTDG is encoded by the coding sequence ATGACACGGGTGGTGATCCACGACCCCACGCTGCGGGACGGCCAGCACGCGGTCCGGCACCAGCTCGGACCGGCCGCGCTGCGCCGCTACGCGGAGGCGGCGGACGCGGCGCGGATCCCGGTGGTGGAGGTCGGCCACGGCAACGGCCTGGGTGCCTCCTCGCTGCAGGTCGGGCTGGCCGCCGCGGCGGACGACGAGATGCTGTCGACCGTCCGGGAGGCGCTGCGCCACAGCCGGATGGGCACCTTCATGCTGCCCGGCTGGGGTACCTCCGACGACCTCCGGCGGGCGATCGCCCACGGGGTCGACGTCTTCCGCGTCGGCGTGCACGCCACCGAGACCTCGCTGGCCGAGCGCCATCTGGGCTTCCTGCGGGATGCCGGCGCCGAGGCCCACTGCGTACTGATGATGAGTCATATGGCCACCCCCGGCGAGCTGGCCGAGCAGGCCGCACGGGCCGTCGGGTACGGGGCCCAGGCCGTGGGGATCATGGACTCCGCGGGCCACTTCCTCCCACCGGACGTCACCGCGCGGATCGGCGCGATCGTCGGGGCGGTCGGCACCACCCCGGTCATCTTCCACGGGCACAACAACCTCGGCATGGCCGTCGCCAACTCGGTGGCCGCGGCCGAGGCCGGCGCCCTGATCATCGACGGCTGCGCCCGCGGCTTCGGCGCCGGGGCGGGCAACACCCAGCTCGAGGTGCTGGTCCCGGTGCTGGAGCGGAGCGGGTTCGCCACCGGTATCGATCTGTACGCGCTGCTGGACGCCGCCGACCTCGCCGAGCGGGAACTCATGCCCGCACCTCCGGTGACCGCGTCGATGAGCATCGTCAGCGGCCTGGCCGGGGTGTTCTCCGGATTCAAGCACCGGGTCGTCGAACTCTCCGCGGCCGCCGGGGTGGACCCGCGTGACGTCTTCTTCGAACTCGGCCGGCGGCAGGCCGTCGCCGGCCAGGAGGACCTGATCGTGGACGTGGTGGCGGAGCTGAGCGGCCGCGGGACCGACGGCTGA
- a CDS encoding MaoC family dehydratase, protein MTLRHVKDNEYAEEHGGDYEDFEPGMVIRHWPGRTLSEADNTWLTLLTMNQHPLHFDRHYGAGAEYGKVLVNSGITLCLVGGMTVQALSARAVANLGWDRVRLKSPVFVGDTLYATSRILDKRLSRSRPGQGIITVETTGTKATGETVIVFERSFMVRCREGADPAADR, encoded by the coding sequence ATGACCCTGCGCCACGTCAAGGACAACGAGTACGCCGAGGAACACGGCGGGGACTACGAGGACTTCGAGCCCGGCATGGTGATCCGGCACTGGCCGGGCCGCACCCTCTCCGAGGCCGACAACACCTGGCTGACCCTGCTGACGATGAACCAGCACCCGCTCCACTTCGACCGGCACTACGGCGCCGGCGCCGAGTACGGGAAGGTCCTGGTGAACAGCGGCATCACGCTGTGCCTGGTCGGCGGGATGACCGTACAGGCGCTGTCGGCGAGGGCGGTGGCCAACCTGGGCTGGGACAGGGTCCGGCTGAAGAGCCCCGTCTTCGTCGGCGACACCCTGTACGCCACGAGCCGGATCCTCGACAAGCGGCTGTCCCGGTCACGTCCGGGGCAGGGCATCATCACGGTGGAGACCACGGGCACGAAGGCGACGGGGGAGACCGTCATCGTCTTCGAGCGGTCGTTCATGGTCCGCTGCCGCGAAGGGGCGGACCCGGCAGCGGACCGGTGA
- a CDS encoding cupin-like domain-containing protein: MAVPDAVPESRGTAGVEVTRMSFDAFTAVGPRGLFKADRPVVIKLPSSVQGLGRNEVAARLAEMTVTLFTEPGDKNHPGRWETRDIKLREFFADERHLSSPDTWHRVVSNIRSSPADVNAVIGFDAGELFGYGDSLYAANLWISHRGVFTKNHFDEFENFNIALEGRKRFIVAPPGVRAYYPRSVLRGFGDKSRVVDLDDVDLERYPRLAAKLAQRRDFVLEPGHMLYLPLGWWHQAESLDDININVNFWLKSKKILHRPHVLGVALYTYAYRRFKGVYSYQPTEVNS; this comes from the coding sequence ATGGCAGTACCGGACGCTGTGCCCGAGTCGAGGGGGACGGCGGGTGTGGAGGTCACCCGCATGTCGTTCGACGCGTTCACGGCCGTCGGCCCCCGGGGGCTGTTCAAGGCCGACCGGCCCGTGGTGATCAAGCTGCCGAGCAGTGTGCAGGGACTCGGCAGGAACGAAGTGGCGGCGCGCCTGGCCGAGATGACCGTCACCCTGTTCACCGAGCCCGGCGACAAGAACCACCCGGGCCGCTGGGAGACACGGGACATCAAGCTCCGCGAGTTCTTCGCCGACGAGCGGCACCTGAGCAGCCCGGACACCTGGCACCGGGTGGTGTCCAACATCCGCAGCAGCCCGGCCGACGTGAACGCCGTCATCGGCTTCGACGCGGGCGAGCTCTTCGGCTACGGCGACTCCCTCTACGCGGCCAACCTGTGGATCAGCCACCGCGGCGTGTTCACCAAGAACCACTTCGACGAGTTCGAGAACTTCAACATCGCGCTGGAGGGCCGCAAGCGGTTCATCGTCGCTCCCCCCGGTGTGCGGGCCTACTACCCGAGGTCGGTACTGCGCGGGTTCGGCGACAAGTCCCGGGTGGTCGACCTCGACGACGTCGACCTGGAGCGCTACCCGAGGCTGGCCGCCAAGCTCGCCCAGCGCCGCGACTTCGTCCTGGAGCCGGGCCACATGCTCTACCTGCCGCTCGGCTGGTGGCACCAGGCCGAGTCGCTGGACGACATCAACATCAACGTCAACTTCTGGCTCAAGTCCAAGAAGATCCTCCACCGGCCGCACGTGCTCGGCGTCGCGCTGTACACGTACGCCTACCGGAGGTTCAAGGGCGTCTACAGCTACCAGCCCACCGAGGTGAACTCCTGA
- a CDS encoding aminotransferase class I/II-fold pyridoxal phosphate-dependent enzyme produces MSERKTITPTHRYRDNDRLIGIGNTFWNMSYEHGVAGIVGDLEDGVFHMPDGHEFVNFTVCSYLDLDTHPKVIDGAVASLRRFGVLDHCIPRTRVQTPVLLELEESLGELFGAMVISAISTAAASTGLLPLVASGHLGNGTRPLMVFDKNAHVSMANAKPSCADETEVVTCRHHDLDFLKDMCRSYERVCYVVDGSDSLGGYAPVDELAELQEKYNLLVFYDDSHSLSAYGERGIGYVRSHSPVLDERTITVATLSKGFGAGGTAILLDGYAQDTRRLIERFAGPLGYSQKMNAAAVGAALASAEIHRTDELTRLQGRLRSRIALFDSLVATAQSGSSYPIRVVPMSDETVVDAAKQVFAAGFYTSPVFFPIVARGTAGLRVMLRAGQTEKQITRLCSALVEAGARPAAPLPEPVTR; encoded by the coding sequence ATGAGCGAGCGCAAGACCATCACCCCCACCCACCGGTACCGCGACAACGACAGGCTCATCGGGATCGGCAACACCTTCTGGAACATGTCCTACGAGCACGGGGTCGCCGGCATCGTCGGCGACCTCGAGGACGGCGTGTTCCACATGCCCGACGGGCACGAGTTCGTCAACTTCACGGTCTGCTCCTACCTGGACCTCGACACCCACCCCAAGGTCATCGACGGCGCGGTCGCCTCGCTGCGCCGCTTCGGCGTGCTGGACCACTGCATCCCGCGCACCCGCGTCCAGACGCCGGTGCTGCTGGAGCTGGAGGAGTCGCTGGGCGAGCTGTTCGGCGCCATGGTGATCAGCGCCATCTCCACCGCGGCGGCCAGCACCGGGCTGCTGCCGCTGGTCGCTTCGGGCCACCTCGGCAACGGCACCCGGCCGCTGATGGTCTTCGACAAGAACGCCCATGTCTCGATGGCCAACGCCAAACCGAGCTGCGCCGACGAGACCGAGGTGGTGACCTGCCGCCACCACGACCTCGACTTCCTCAAGGACATGTGCCGCAGCTACGAGCGCGTCTGCTACGTGGTGGACGGCTCGGACAGCCTCGGCGGCTACGCGCCCGTCGACGAGCTCGCCGAACTCCAGGAGAAGTACAACCTGCTGGTCTTCTACGACGACTCGCACTCGCTGTCCGCGTACGGTGAGCGCGGCATCGGCTACGTCCGCTCGCACTCCCCGGTGCTGGACGAGCGCACCATCACCGTGGCGACCCTGAGCAAGGGCTTCGGCGCCGGCGGCACGGCGATCCTGCTCGACGGGTACGCCCAGGACACCCGGCGGCTCATCGAACGGTTCGCCGGCCCGCTCGGCTACTCGCAGAAGATGAACGCCGCCGCGGTCGGCGCGGCGCTCGCCTCGGCCGAGATCCACCGCACCGACGAACTCACCCGGCTGCAGGGGCGCCTGCGGTCCCGCATCGCGCTGTTCGACTCGCTGGTCGCGACCGCCCAGTCCGGCAGCAGCTACCCGATCCGGGTGGTGCCGATGAGCGACGAGACGGTCGTCGACGCCGCCAAGCAGGTCTTCGCGGCCGGGTTCTACACCTCGCCGGTGTTCTTCCCGATCGTCGCCCGCGGCACCGCCGGTCTGCGGGTCATGCTGCGGGCCGGCCAGACCGAAAAGCAGATCACGCGGCTCTGCTCCGCACTGGTCGAGGCCGGGGCGCGTCCCGCGGCCCCGCTGCCCGAGCCGGTGACCCGGTGA
- a CDS encoding HpcH/HpaI aldolase/citrate lyase family protein, which translates to MTGAARAIPRSILYTPALSLERVVKAWSYDADVHLVDLEDSVPPADKPAARAVCRAALEKSARPANVAVRVNELGSLAAVHDVLMLTDSPVRPGIVVMTMVTSAAEVDLLRRMLASADAHPEIYVTVETVEAVTGIDAIARAADGLVLGSADLAATIGVEITWEAMLAARQAMAMACARHGTACVDTANFRLAEPAALAEETTRVRALGFHGKATVHPAELDVINRTLRPRPDELARARRVAEAVTAADGGIAVLDGNMVGPPFARLARTTAARGEAWTDRFGGDGGTA; encoded by the coding sequence GTGACCGGCGCGGCGCGGGCGATCCCGCGCAGCATCCTGTACACGCCCGCGCTGTCCCTGGAACGCGTGGTGAAGGCCTGGTCGTACGACGCGGACGTCCACCTGGTCGACCTCGAGGACTCCGTACCGCCCGCGGACAAGCCGGCCGCCCGCGCGGTCTGCCGGGCCGCGCTGGAGAAGTCGGCGCGCCCGGCGAACGTCGCCGTACGCGTCAACGAACTCGGCAGCCTCGCGGCGGTGCACGACGTGCTGATGCTGACCGACAGCCCGGTGCGGCCCGGCATCGTCGTGATGACGATGGTGACCTCGGCCGCCGAGGTCGACCTGCTGCGCCGGATGCTGGCGTCGGCTGACGCGCACCCGGAGATCTATGTGACGGTGGAGACGGTCGAGGCGGTCACCGGCATCGACGCCATCGCGCGCGCCGCCGACGGCCTGGTGCTCGGCTCGGCCGACCTGGCCGCCACCATCGGCGTCGAGATCACCTGGGAGGCCATGCTGGCCGCCCGGCAGGCGATGGCGATGGCCTGCGCCCGGCACGGCACGGCGTGCGTCGACACCGCCAACTTCCGGCTCGCCGAGCCGGCCGCCCTCGCCGAGGAGACGACCCGGGTGCGGGCACTCGGCTTCCACGGCAAGGCGACGGTGCACCCGGCCGAACTCGACGTGATCAACCGCACCCTGCGGCCCCGGCCCGACGAACTGGCACGGGCGCGCCGGGTGGCGGAGGCCGTGACGGCGGCCGACGGCGGGATAGCCGTCCTGGACGGCAACATGGTCGGCCCGCCGTTCGCCCGGCTGGCGCGCACCACGGCGGCCCGCGGGGAGGCCTGGACGGACCGGTTCGGCGGCGACGGCGGAACCGCATGA
- a CDS encoding Lrp/AsnC family transcriptional regulator yields the protein MAVDELDTRILRLMIDQPRTSVREYARILGIARGTLQARIDRLERDGVITGTGPVLSPAALGHPVLAFVHIEVTQGHLDEVGDALAEVPEIVEAFSITGGGDLLTRVVARNNGHLEDVIQRLINLPGVVRTRTEMALRERVPHRMLPLVESVGRATRAAR from the coding sequence ATGGCGGTGGACGAGCTCGACACCCGCATCCTGCGGCTGATGATCGATCAGCCGCGCACCAGCGTGCGGGAGTACGCCCGGATCCTCGGCATCGCGCGCGGCACCCTCCAGGCCCGGATCGACCGGCTGGAACGCGACGGCGTGATCACGGGTACCGGCCCGGTGCTGTCTCCCGCCGCACTCGGTCATCCGGTGCTGGCGTTCGTCCACATCGAGGTCACGCAGGGACATCTCGACGAGGTGGGCGATGCACTGGCCGAGGTGCCGGAGATCGTCGAGGCGTTCTCCATCACGGGCGGTGGAGACCTGCTGACCAGGGTCGTCGCCCGGAACAATGGTCATCTGGAGGATGTGATCCAGCGTCTGATCAATCTTCCGGGCGTCGTCCGCACCCGGACGGAGATGGCGCTGCGCGAACGCGTGCCGCACCGGATGCTGCCGCTGGTGGAGTCCGTCGGCCGGGCCACCCGCGCGGCACGCTGA
- a CDS encoding ornithine cyclodeaminase family protein has translation MTAPVMIHAADMSGTRRMTRVIDVLGEMFADLAAGRTRSPARTVVDHGDRRVLLVSPAVWERRGVGSVKVTTLTPDNPARGLPLIHGIVALTDLETGQITALLDGAELTAVRTGAVTALATRRCTPDDTDTMAVIGAGVQARALIRATAAVRPIRTVRIHSRTRAGADRLADWVRGAAPRPIRAVVCDSARDAVADAPIVCTATSTSDGTPVVEADWVAPGAHVNVIGGTHPDAVELDPALLAGAMTVVEDRTAALDGAGEVRAAVAGGLIRAEDLHELGRLVSGGADPGGRTSVLRTVGMAVEDTAAAVALFEPRRAAGRGTGGPPAVPPPGEGVPDGHV, from the coding sequence ATGACCGCACCGGTGATGATCCATGCCGCCGACATGTCCGGCACCCGGCGGATGACCCGGGTCATCGACGTGCTCGGCGAGATGTTCGCCGACCTGGCCGCGGGCCGGACCCGGTCCCCGGCCCGCACCGTCGTCGACCACGGCGACCGGCGCGTCCTGCTGGTCAGCCCCGCCGTCTGGGAACGGCGCGGCGTGGGCAGCGTCAAGGTCACCACGCTCACCCCGGACAACCCGGCACGCGGACTGCCGCTGATCCACGGCATCGTCGCGCTCACCGACCTGGAGACGGGGCAGATCACCGCCCTGCTGGACGGCGCCGAGCTCACCGCCGTCCGCACCGGAGCGGTCACCGCCCTGGCGACCCGCCGGTGCACTCCCGACGACACCGACACCATGGCGGTGATCGGCGCGGGGGTGCAGGCGCGCGCCCTGATCCGGGCGACGGCCGCGGTGCGCCCGATCCGCACCGTCCGGATCCACTCGCGCACCCGTGCCGGGGCCGACCGGCTCGCCGACTGGGTCCGGGGCGCCGCACCCCGTCCGATCCGCGCCGTGGTCTGCGACAGCGCGCGGGACGCCGTCGCCGACGCGCCGATCGTCTGCACCGCCACCTCGACGTCCGACGGCACGCCGGTGGTGGAGGCGGACTGGGTGGCCCCCGGCGCGCATGTGAACGTGATCGGCGGAACCCACCCGGACGCCGTCGAACTCGACCCGGCCCTGCTGGCCGGTGCCATGACGGTCGTCGAGGACCGGACCGCGGCGCTGGACGGCGCGGGCGAGGTCCGGGCCGCCGTGGCCGGCGGGCTGATCCGGGCCGAGGACCTGCACGAGCTGGGCCGGCTGGTGAGCGGCGGGGCCGACCCCGGCGGCCGCACCTCGGTCCTGCGCACGGTCGGCATGGCCGTGGAGGACACCGCGGCCGCGGTGGCGCTGTTCGAGCCGCGCCGTGCCGCCGGACGGGGAACGGGAGGACCGCCCGCCGTTCCGCCACCAGGGGAGGGAGTGCCGGATGGACACGTATGA